In a single window of the Deltaproteobacteria bacterium genome:
- a CDS encoding sugar transferase — WAQINGRDDIPIPVKVEFDEYYLKNMSFFFDFKILFLTFLKVARAENVSH, encoded by the coding sequence TGGGCGCAGATCAATGGCCGCGACGATATTCCGATTCCGGTCAAGGTGGAATTCGATGAATATTATCTGAAAAACATGTCGTTCTTCTTTGACTTCAAGATATTGTTTTTGACGTTTCTGAAGGTCGCTCGCGCGGAAAACGTCAGCCATTGA
- a CDS encoding AbrB/MazE/SpoVT family DNA-binding domain-containing protein, which translates to MRISSKRQIAIPKHVMTALNLQPGDEIDIRIEDGTARLLPITTIKVPRDQAWFWTKEWQEKEREADDDIAAGNFRDFESLDALMKDLHSDH; encoded by the coding sequence ATGCGCATCAGCAGCAAGCGGCAAATCGCCATTCCTAAACACGTCATGACAGCACTGAACCTGCAACCTGGCGACGAAATCGACATCAGAATCGAAGATGGGACTGCCCGTCTATTACCCATCACGACAATCAAGGTGCCTCGGGATCAGGCCTGGTTCTGGACAAAAGAATGGCAGGAAAAGGAGAGGGAGGCTGACGACGACATCGCCGCCGGAAACTTCCGTGATTTTGAAAGTTTGGATGCCCTCATGAAGGACCTGCACAGTGATCATTAG
- a CDS encoding transposase → MIKINSEFLLQFSQKGLTIHEGIAVDARLVLSASHPLRNEERKKLKEKQETPEGKLDKNGKPLKFSRDVESDWTIKNDKPHYGLKEHASVDINHGFLLATEITPASHHDSLYLPYCTAASCHTEQPIGKVYADKGYFGEPNRSFLCLNHIEDGIMRKDTTTAKITHFEKERNKQISKKRYIVEQYFGLSHLYHGAFRARFPRIITNVIDVMFRQMAFNLFRGSKILVTA, encoded by the coding sequence ATGATCAAAATCAATAGTGAATTTCTCCTCCAGTTTTCCCAGAAAGGTTTAACCATCCATGAAGGGATCGCCGTTGATGCCCGATTAGTCCTATCTGCCAGCCATCCTCTCCGCAATGAGGAGAGGAAGAAACTCAAAGAAAAGCAAGAGACACCAGAGGGCAAGCTGGACAAGAATGGGAAGCCTTTGAAGTTCTCCAGGGATGTAGAATCGGACTGGACCATCAAGAACGATAAACCCCACTATGGTTTAAAGGAGCATGCCTCGGTCGATATCAACCATGGCTTTTTATTGGCCACCGAAATCACGCCGGCCTCTCATCATGATTCTCTTTATCTTCCTTACTGTACGGCTGCCAGTTGTCACACGGAGCAACCCATCGGGAAAGTTTATGCGGATAAAGGGTACTTTGGAGAACCGAATCGTTCCTTTCTTTGTTTGAACCATATCGAGGACGGCATCATGCGCAAGGATACCACGACGGCCAAGATTACCCATTTTGAGAAAGAGCGCAACAAGCAGATTTCGAAGAAGCGTTATATTGTTGAGCAGTATTTTGGTTTGAGTCATTTGTATCATGGGGCTTTCCGGGCCAGGTTTCCCAGGATCATTACCAATGTGATCGATGTCATGTTTCGTCAGATGGCCTTTAATCTTTTTAGGGGATCAAAAATTCTGGTAACCGCATAA